In Brachyhypopomus gauderio isolate BG-103 chromosome 11, BGAUD_0.2, whole genome shotgun sequence, a single genomic region encodes these proteins:
- the ppip5k1b gene encoding inositol hexakisphosphate and diphosphoinositol-pentakisphosphate kinase 1 isoform X5 — protein sequence MRNASDPYDEEEDDDDVSSERQIVVGICSMMKKSNSKPMTQIMERLCKFEYITVVIFPEDVILNEPVEKWPLCDCLISFHSKGFPLDKAVSYAKLRNPLLINDLNMQYFIRDRREVYRILKEEGIDLPRYAVLNRDPDRPKECNLVEGEDHVEVNGEVFQKPFVEKPVSAEDHNVYIYYPTPAGGGSQRLFRKIGSRSSVYSPESAVRKTGSYIYEEFMPTDGTDVKVYTVGPDYAHAEARKSPALDGKVERDSEGKEIRYPVMLTAMEKLVARKVCLAFKQTVCGFDLLRANGHSFVCDVNGFSFVKNSMKYYDDCAKVLGNMVMRELAPQLHIPWSIPMEAEDIPIVPTTSGTMMELRCVIAVIRHGDRTPKQKMKMEVRNALFFELFDKYGGYKTGKLKLKKPKQLQEVLDIARQLLAELGQHNDCEIEEKKSKLEQLKTVLEMESSLNDNQYGHFSGINRKVQLTYLPNGQLKASSEEEDSLTGGPSLLLVLKWGGELTPAGRVQAEELGRAFRCMYPGGQGDYAGFPGCGLLRLHSTYRHDLKIYASDEGRVQMTAAAFAKGLLALEGELTPILVQMVKSANMNGLLDSDSDSLTDCHQRVKARLHDVMQKDQDFSEDYQKLAPTGSPSLINSMKTIQNPVRTCDKVHALIQSLTRQIRSRLEDPKSANLQLYHSETLELMLQRWSKLERDFRMKSGRYDISKIPDIYDCVKYDTQHNGSLALEDTLELFRLSRALADIIIPQEYGISKLEKLDIASAYCLPLVRKIQLDLQRTHEDEAVNKLHPLYSRGVMSPGRHVRTRLYFTSESHVHSLLSIFRYGGLLDEGKDEQWKQAMDYLSAVTELNYMTQIVIMLYEDNNKDPSSEERFHVELHFSPGVKVSPNEENAPAGFGFRPASAKSQEKQEDLGSLEDLTEDQPTCHTLSDPLSIHRKSPLLGNRKAGSMEVLSECSTSSRGAIYRLFPSCSRQSPEVKSSGLGFPYTGLFSASSRGVSSSAPNLRELAPSQRKKVTSPRRRTSGHELLSMPAVKRFSVSYARHPTNGFEGCSMVPSIYPLETLHNSLSLKQVDEFLNKVCESRSETLTKTLKCLSAMFDSQFQPSMQQPESLERASSSVAPSPPQPPARPVWYLSNPPSAASTSGPSSPSSAEPPALSISSE from the exons ATGAGGAACGCTTCGGATCCCTAtgacgaggaggaggatgacGATGATGTG tcctcTGAGCGTCAGATTGTGGTGGGCATATGCTCCATGATGAAGAAGTCCAACTCCAAGCCCATGACCCAGATCATGGAGCGACTGTGTAAGTTTGAGTACATCACTGTGGTCATCTTCCCAGAAGACGTCATACTCAACGAACCCGTAGAGAAGTGGCCCCTGTGTGACTGTCTCATCTCCTTCCACTCCaaag GATTTCCCCTGGACAAAGCCGTGAGTTATGCCAAATTAAGGAACCCTCTTCTTATCAATGACCTCAATATGCAGTACTTCATTCGGGACAG GAGAGAAGTGTATCGTATTCTGAAGGAGGAGGGTATCGACCTGCCACGCTATGCTGTGTTGAACCGGGACCCTGACAGACCCAAAG agtgTAACCtggtggagggagaggaccATGTTGAGGTAAATGGGGAAGTCTTCCAGAAGCCTTTTGTGGAGAAGCCCGTGTCTGCAGAGGACCACAATGTGTACATCTACTACCCCACCCCAGCAGGGGGGGGCAGCCAGCGTCTCTTCAGAAAG ATTGGAAGCCGCAGCAGTGTGTACTCTCCCGAGAGCGCAGTTCGCAAGACTGGCTCTTATATATATGAGGAATTCATGCCTACAGACGGTACAGATGTGAAG GTGTACACAGTAGGTCCTGACTATGCCCACGCAGAAGCCCGAAAGTCCCCGGCGCTGGACGGGAAGGTGGAGAGGGACAGTGAGGGGAAGGAGATCCGCTACCCGGTCATGCTCACGGCCATGGAGAAACTAGTGGCCCGCAAAGTGTGTCTGGCGTTCAAG CAAACAGTATGCGGTTTTGACCTCCTCCGGGCAAATGGACACTCCTTTGTCTGTGATGTAAATGGCTTTAGCTTTGTAAAGAACTCCATGAAATACTATGACGACTGTGCCAAAGTCCTGGG GAACATGGTAATGCGGGAGCTGGCGCCTCAGCTACACATCCCTTGGTCCATCCCCATGGAAGCGGAGGACATCCCCATAGTTCCCACCACCTCAGGAACCAT GATGGAGCTCCGTTGCGTGATTGCGGTGATTCGCCATGGAGACCGCACGCCCAAGCAGAAGATGAAGATGGAGGTGCGGAATGCCCT GTTCTTCGAACTGTTTGACAAGTATGGTGGGTACAAGACTGGAAAGTTGAAGCTGAAGAAGCCCAAGCAGCTGCAG GAGGTGTTGGATATTGCTCGTCAGCTGCTGGCTGAACTGGGTCAGCACAATGACTGTGAGATCGAGGAGAAGAAGTCCAAACTGGAACAGCTGAAGACCGTCCTGGAGAT ggAATCCAGCCTGAACGATAATCA GTACGGCCATTTCTCTGGGATTAACCGGAAGGTGCAGCTGACCTATCTGCCCAACGGACAGCTGAAGGCATCGAGTGAAGAAGAAG actctctgaCAGGTGGTCCTTCCCTCCTGCTGGTGTTGAAGTGGGGGGGGGAGCTGACCCCGGCGGGCCGTGTGCAGGCCGAGGAACTGGGCAGGGCGTTTCGCTGCATGTACCCTGGAGGCCAAG GTGATTATGCAGGCTTCCCTGGTTGTGGCCTTCTGCGTTTACACAGCACCTACCGCCATGACCTCAAGATCTACGCCTCGGACGAGGGCCGCGTGCAGATGACCGCTGCAGCCTTCgcaaag GGCCTGCTGGCGCTGGAGGGCGAGCTCACGCCCATCCTGGTGCAGATGGTGAAGAGCGCCAACATGAACGGTCTGCTAGACAGCGACAGCGACTCGCTGACCGACTGCCATCAGCGCGTCAAGGCCCGCCTCCACGACGTCATGCAGAAGGACCAGGACTTCAGCGAGGACTACCAGAAG CTGGCTCCCACTGGCAGCCCCTCCTTGATCAACTCCATGAAGACCATCCAGAATCCCGTCAGGACGTGCGACAAGGTGCACGCTCTCATCCAGAGCCTCACGCGTCAGATACGCAGTCGCCTAGAGGACCCCAAATCCGCCA ACCTGCAGCTGTACCACAGCGAGACCCTGGAGCTGATGCTGCAGCGCTGGTCCAAACTGGAGCGGGACTTCCGCATGAAGAGCGGCCGCTACGACATCAGCAAGATCCCCGACATCTACGACTGCGTGAAGTACGACACGCAGCACAACGGCTCTCTGGCCCTGGAGGACACGCTGGAGCTCTTCCGACTGTCACGGGCGCTCGCCGACATCATCATTCCACAA GAGTATGGCATTAGTAAGCTGGAGAAGCTGGACATTGCCAGTGCGTACTGCCTGCCGCTGGTTAGGAAGATCCAGCTGGACCTGCAGAGGACACATGAGGATGAGGCTGTCAACAAGCTCCACCCACT GTACTCGCGTGGCGTGATGTCTCCGGGTCGCCACGTGCGAACCCGGCTTTACTTCACCAGCGAGAGCCACGTGCACTCCCTGCTCAGCATCTTCCGCTACGGAGGCCTTCTCGAC GAGGGGAAGGATGAGCAGTGGAAACAGGCCATGGATTACCTTAGTGCTGTAACTGAACTCAACTACATGACTCAGATAGTCATTATGCTGTATGAAGACAACAATAAG gatccATCTTCAGAGGAACGTTTCCATGTGGAGCTGCACTTCAGTCCCGGGGTGAAGGTCAGCCCAAACGAGGAGAATGCACCAGCAGGCTTTGGGTTCCGCCCTGCCTCCGctaag AGTCAGGAGAAGCAGGAGGACTTGGGTAGCCTGGAGGACCTGACGGAGGACCAACCTACCTGTCACACCCTCTCGGACCCCCTGAGCATCCACAGGAAGTCGCCGTTGCTTGGCAACCGCAAGGCTGGCTCCATGGAG GTCCTGTCTGAGTGCAGCACCTCCTCTCGTGGGGCCATTTATCGTCTCTTCCCCTCGTGTTCCCGCCAGTCTCCTGAGGTGAAGTCCAGCGGCCTGG GCTTCCCATACACAGGCCTCTTCAGTGCCTCCTCCCGAGGGGTGTCCTCCAGCGCCCCTAACCTACGCGAGCTAGCGCCATCCCAGCGCAAAAAGGTCACCTCCCCCAGGAGGCGGACCAGTGGGCACG AGTTGCTCTCGATGCCGGCTGTAAAGAGGTTTTCTGTGTCGTATGCCAGGCATCCAACTAATG GCTTTGAAGGCTGCTCGATGGTGCCCTCTATCTACCCATTGGAGACACTGCACAACTCCCTCTCGCTGAAACAAGTGGACGAGTTTCTCAACAAAGTGTGTGAAAGCAGGAGTGAGACCCTCACCAAAACATTGAAAt GTCTCTCAGCTATGTTTGATTCCCAGTTCCAGCCATCCATGCAGCAGCCCGAGAGTCTGGAACGGGCCAGTTCTTCTGTAGCTCCTTCACCTCCGCAACCGCCAGCCCGGCCTGTCTGGT ACCTCAGCAATCCTCCTAGCGCTGCATCCACTTCAGGACCTTCATCCCCATCCTCGGCTGAGCCTCCAGCCCTCAGCATCAGCAGCGAGTAG
- the ppip5k1b gene encoding inositol hexakisphosphate and diphosphoinositol-pentakisphosphate kinase 1 isoform X7 yields MRNASDPYDEEEDDDDVSSERQIVVGICSMMKKSNSKPMTQIMERLCKFEYITVVIFPEDVILNEPVEKWPLCDCLISFHSKGFPLDKAVSYAKLRNPLLINDLNMQYFIRDRREVYRILKEEGIDLPRYAVLNRDPDRPKECNLVEGEDHVEVNGEVFQKPFVEKPVSAEDHNVYIYYPTPAGGGSQRLFRKIGSRSSVYSPESAVRKTGSYIYEEFMPTDGTDVKVYTVGPDYAHAEARKSPALDGKVERDSEGKEIRYPVMLTAMEKLVARKVCLAFKQTVCGFDLLRANGHSFVCDVNGFSFVKNSMKYYDDCAKVLGNMVMRELAPQLHIPWSIPMEAEDIPIVPTTSGTMMELRCVIAVIRHGDRTPKQKMKMEVRNALFFELFDKYGGYKTGKLKLKKPKQLQEVLDIARQLLAELGQHNDCEIEEKKSKLEQLKTVLEMYGHFSGINRKVQLTYLPNGQLKASSEEEDSLTGGPSLLLVLKWGGELTPAGRVQAEELGRAFRCMYPGGQGDYAGFPGCGLLRLHSTYRHDLKIYASDEGRVQMTAAAFAKGLLALEGELTPILVQMVKSANMNGLLDSDSDSLTDCHQRVKARLHDVMQKDQDFSEDYQKLAPTGSPSLINSMKTIQNPVRTCDKVHALIQSLTRQIRSRLEDPKSANLQLYHSETLELMLQRWSKLERDFRMKSGRYDISKIPDIYDCVKYDTQHNGSLALEDTLELFRLSRALADIIIPQEYGISKLEKLDIASAYCLPLVRKIQLDLQRTHEDEAVNKLHPLWFRYSRGVMSPGRHVRTRLYFTSESHVHSLLSIFRYGGLLDEGKDEQWKQAMDYLSAVTELNYMTQIVIMLYEDNNKDPSSEERFHVELHFSPGVKVSPNEENAPAGFGFRPASAKSQEKQEDLGSLEDLTEDQPTCHTLSDPLSIHRKSPLLGNRKAGSMEVLSECSTSSRGAIYRLFPSCSRQSPEVKSSGLGFPYTGLFSASSRGVSSSAPNLRELAPSQRKKVTSPRRRTSGHELLSMPAVKRFSVSYARHPTNGFEGCSMVPSIYPLETLHNSLSLKQVDEFLNKVCESRSETLTKTLKCLSAMFDSQFQPSMQQPESLERASSSVAPSPPQPPARPVWYLSNPPSAASTSGPSSPSSAEPPALSISSE; encoded by the exons ATGAGGAACGCTTCGGATCCCTAtgacgaggaggaggatgacGATGATGTG tcctcTGAGCGTCAGATTGTGGTGGGCATATGCTCCATGATGAAGAAGTCCAACTCCAAGCCCATGACCCAGATCATGGAGCGACTGTGTAAGTTTGAGTACATCACTGTGGTCATCTTCCCAGAAGACGTCATACTCAACGAACCCGTAGAGAAGTGGCCCCTGTGTGACTGTCTCATCTCCTTCCACTCCaaag GATTTCCCCTGGACAAAGCCGTGAGTTATGCCAAATTAAGGAACCCTCTTCTTATCAATGACCTCAATATGCAGTACTTCATTCGGGACAG GAGAGAAGTGTATCGTATTCTGAAGGAGGAGGGTATCGACCTGCCACGCTATGCTGTGTTGAACCGGGACCCTGACAGACCCAAAG agtgTAACCtggtggagggagaggaccATGTTGAGGTAAATGGGGAAGTCTTCCAGAAGCCTTTTGTGGAGAAGCCCGTGTCTGCAGAGGACCACAATGTGTACATCTACTACCCCACCCCAGCAGGGGGGGGCAGCCAGCGTCTCTTCAGAAAG ATTGGAAGCCGCAGCAGTGTGTACTCTCCCGAGAGCGCAGTTCGCAAGACTGGCTCTTATATATATGAGGAATTCATGCCTACAGACGGTACAGATGTGAAG GTGTACACAGTAGGTCCTGACTATGCCCACGCAGAAGCCCGAAAGTCCCCGGCGCTGGACGGGAAGGTGGAGAGGGACAGTGAGGGGAAGGAGATCCGCTACCCGGTCATGCTCACGGCCATGGAGAAACTAGTGGCCCGCAAAGTGTGTCTGGCGTTCAAG CAAACAGTATGCGGTTTTGACCTCCTCCGGGCAAATGGACACTCCTTTGTCTGTGATGTAAATGGCTTTAGCTTTGTAAAGAACTCCATGAAATACTATGACGACTGTGCCAAAGTCCTGGG GAACATGGTAATGCGGGAGCTGGCGCCTCAGCTACACATCCCTTGGTCCATCCCCATGGAAGCGGAGGACATCCCCATAGTTCCCACCACCTCAGGAACCAT GATGGAGCTCCGTTGCGTGATTGCGGTGATTCGCCATGGAGACCGCACGCCCAAGCAGAAGATGAAGATGGAGGTGCGGAATGCCCT GTTCTTCGAACTGTTTGACAAGTATGGTGGGTACAAGACTGGAAAGTTGAAGCTGAAGAAGCCCAAGCAGCTGCAG GAGGTGTTGGATATTGCTCGTCAGCTGCTGGCTGAACTGGGTCAGCACAATGACTGTGAGATCGAGGAGAAGAAGTCCAAACTGGAACAGCTGAAGACCGTCCTGGAGAT GTACGGCCATTTCTCTGGGATTAACCGGAAGGTGCAGCTGACCTATCTGCCCAACGGACAGCTGAAGGCATCGAGTGAAGAAGAAG actctctgaCAGGTGGTCCTTCCCTCCTGCTGGTGTTGAAGTGGGGGGGGGAGCTGACCCCGGCGGGCCGTGTGCAGGCCGAGGAACTGGGCAGGGCGTTTCGCTGCATGTACCCTGGAGGCCAAG GTGATTATGCAGGCTTCCCTGGTTGTGGCCTTCTGCGTTTACACAGCACCTACCGCCATGACCTCAAGATCTACGCCTCGGACGAGGGCCGCGTGCAGATGACCGCTGCAGCCTTCgcaaag GGCCTGCTGGCGCTGGAGGGCGAGCTCACGCCCATCCTGGTGCAGATGGTGAAGAGCGCCAACATGAACGGTCTGCTAGACAGCGACAGCGACTCGCTGACCGACTGCCATCAGCGCGTCAAGGCCCGCCTCCACGACGTCATGCAGAAGGACCAGGACTTCAGCGAGGACTACCAGAAG CTGGCTCCCACTGGCAGCCCCTCCTTGATCAACTCCATGAAGACCATCCAGAATCCCGTCAGGACGTGCGACAAGGTGCACGCTCTCATCCAGAGCCTCACGCGTCAGATACGCAGTCGCCTAGAGGACCCCAAATCCGCCA ACCTGCAGCTGTACCACAGCGAGACCCTGGAGCTGATGCTGCAGCGCTGGTCCAAACTGGAGCGGGACTTCCGCATGAAGAGCGGCCGCTACGACATCAGCAAGATCCCCGACATCTACGACTGCGTGAAGTACGACACGCAGCACAACGGCTCTCTGGCCCTGGAGGACACGCTGGAGCTCTTCCGACTGTCACGGGCGCTCGCCGACATCATCATTCCACAA GAGTATGGCATTAGTAAGCTGGAGAAGCTGGACATTGCCAGTGCGTACTGCCTGCCGCTGGTTAGGAAGATCCAGCTGGACCTGCAGAGGACACATGAGGATGAGGCTGTCAACAAGCTCCACCCACT GTGGTTCAGGTACTCGCGTGGCGTGATGTCTCCGGGTCGCCACGTGCGAACCCGGCTTTACTTCACCAGCGAGAGCCACGTGCACTCCCTGCTCAGCATCTTCCGCTACGGAGGCCTTCTCGAC GAGGGGAAGGATGAGCAGTGGAAACAGGCCATGGATTACCTTAGTGCTGTAACTGAACTCAACTACATGACTCAGATAGTCATTATGCTGTATGAAGACAACAATAAG gatccATCTTCAGAGGAACGTTTCCATGTGGAGCTGCACTTCAGTCCCGGGGTGAAGGTCAGCCCAAACGAGGAGAATGCACCAGCAGGCTTTGGGTTCCGCCCTGCCTCCGctaag AGTCAGGAGAAGCAGGAGGACTTGGGTAGCCTGGAGGACCTGACGGAGGACCAACCTACCTGTCACACCCTCTCGGACCCCCTGAGCATCCACAGGAAGTCGCCGTTGCTTGGCAACCGCAAGGCTGGCTCCATGGAG GTCCTGTCTGAGTGCAGCACCTCCTCTCGTGGGGCCATTTATCGTCTCTTCCCCTCGTGTTCCCGCCAGTCTCCTGAGGTGAAGTCCAGCGGCCTGG GCTTCCCATACACAGGCCTCTTCAGTGCCTCCTCCCGAGGGGTGTCCTCCAGCGCCCCTAACCTACGCGAGCTAGCGCCATCCCAGCGCAAAAAGGTCACCTCCCCCAGGAGGCGGACCAGTGGGCACG AGTTGCTCTCGATGCCGGCTGTAAAGAGGTTTTCTGTGTCGTATGCCAGGCATCCAACTAATG GCTTTGAAGGCTGCTCGATGGTGCCCTCTATCTACCCATTGGAGACACTGCACAACTCCCTCTCGCTGAAACAAGTGGACGAGTTTCTCAACAAAGTGTGTGAAAGCAGGAGTGAGACCCTCACCAAAACATTGAAAt GTCTCTCAGCTATGTTTGATTCCCAGTTCCAGCCATCCATGCAGCAGCCCGAGAGTCTGGAACGGGCCAGTTCTTCTGTAGCTCCTTCACCTCCGCAACCGCCAGCCCGGCCTGTCTGGT ACCTCAGCAATCCTCCTAGCGCTGCATCCACTTCAGGACCTTCATCCCCATCCTCGGCTGAGCCTCCAGCCCTCAGCATCAGCAGCGAGTAG
- the ppip5k1b gene encoding inositol hexakisphosphate and diphosphoinositol-pentakisphosphate kinase 1 isoform X8, whose protein sequence is MRNASDPYDEEEDDDDVSSERQIVVGICSMMKKSNSKPMTQIMERLCKFEYITVVIFPEDVILNEPVEKWPLCDCLISFHSKGFPLDKAVSYAKLRNPLLINDLNMQYFIRDRREVYRILKEEGIDLPRYAVLNRDPDRPKECNLVEGEDHVEVNGEVFQKPFVEKPVSAEDHNVYIYYPTPAGGGSQRLFRKIGSRSSVYSPESAVRKTGSYIYEEFMPTDGTDVKVYTVGPDYAHAEARKSPALDGKVERDSEGKEIRYPVMLTAMEKLVARKVCLAFKQTVCGFDLLRANGHSFVCDVNGFSFVKNSMKYYDDCAKVLGNMVMRELAPQLHIPWSIPMEAEDIPIVPTTSGTMMELRCVIAVIRHGDRTPKQKMKMEVRNALFFELFDKYGGYKTGKLKLKKPKQLQEVLDIARQLLAELGQHNDCEIEEKKSKLEQLKTVLEMYGHFSGINRKVQLTYLPNGQLKASSEEEDSLTGGPSLLLVLKWGGELTPAGRVQAEELGRAFRCMYPGGQGDYAGFPGCGLLRLHSTYRHDLKIYASDEGRVQMTAAAFAKGLLALEGELTPILVQMVKSANMNGLLDSDSDSLTDCHQRVKARLHDVMQKDQDFSEDYQKLAPTGSPSLINSMKTIQNPVRTCDKVHALIQSLTRQIRSRLEDPKSANLQLYHSETLELMLQRWSKLERDFRMKSGRYDISKIPDIYDCVKYDTQHNGSLALEDTLELFRLSRALADIIIPQEYGISKLEKLDIASAYCLPLVRKIQLDLQRTHEDEAVNKLHPLYSRGVMSPGRHVRTRLYFTSESHVHSLLSIFRYGGLLDEGKDEQWKQAMDYLSAVTELNYMTQIVIMLYEDNNKDPSSEERFHVELHFSPGVKVSPNEENAPAGFGFRPASAKSQEKQEDLGSLEDLTEDQPTCHTLSDPLSIHRKSPLLGNRKAGSMEVLSECSTSSRGAIYRLFPSCSRQSPEVKSSGLGFPYTGLFSASSRGVSSSAPNLRELAPSQRKKVTSPRRRTSGHELLSMPAVKRFSVSYARHPTNGFEGCSMVPSIYPLETLHNSLSLKQVDEFLNKVCESRSETLTKTLKCLSAMFDSQFQPSMQQPESLERASSSVAPSPPQPPARPVWYLSNPPSAASTSGPSSPSSAEPPALSISSE, encoded by the exons ATGAGGAACGCTTCGGATCCCTAtgacgaggaggaggatgacGATGATGTG tcctcTGAGCGTCAGATTGTGGTGGGCATATGCTCCATGATGAAGAAGTCCAACTCCAAGCCCATGACCCAGATCATGGAGCGACTGTGTAAGTTTGAGTACATCACTGTGGTCATCTTCCCAGAAGACGTCATACTCAACGAACCCGTAGAGAAGTGGCCCCTGTGTGACTGTCTCATCTCCTTCCACTCCaaag GATTTCCCCTGGACAAAGCCGTGAGTTATGCCAAATTAAGGAACCCTCTTCTTATCAATGACCTCAATATGCAGTACTTCATTCGGGACAG GAGAGAAGTGTATCGTATTCTGAAGGAGGAGGGTATCGACCTGCCACGCTATGCTGTGTTGAACCGGGACCCTGACAGACCCAAAG agtgTAACCtggtggagggagaggaccATGTTGAGGTAAATGGGGAAGTCTTCCAGAAGCCTTTTGTGGAGAAGCCCGTGTCTGCAGAGGACCACAATGTGTACATCTACTACCCCACCCCAGCAGGGGGGGGCAGCCAGCGTCTCTTCAGAAAG ATTGGAAGCCGCAGCAGTGTGTACTCTCCCGAGAGCGCAGTTCGCAAGACTGGCTCTTATATATATGAGGAATTCATGCCTACAGACGGTACAGATGTGAAG GTGTACACAGTAGGTCCTGACTATGCCCACGCAGAAGCCCGAAAGTCCCCGGCGCTGGACGGGAAGGTGGAGAGGGACAGTGAGGGGAAGGAGATCCGCTACCCGGTCATGCTCACGGCCATGGAGAAACTAGTGGCCCGCAAAGTGTGTCTGGCGTTCAAG CAAACAGTATGCGGTTTTGACCTCCTCCGGGCAAATGGACACTCCTTTGTCTGTGATGTAAATGGCTTTAGCTTTGTAAAGAACTCCATGAAATACTATGACGACTGTGCCAAAGTCCTGGG GAACATGGTAATGCGGGAGCTGGCGCCTCAGCTACACATCCCTTGGTCCATCCCCATGGAAGCGGAGGACATCCCCATAGTTCCCACCACCTCAGGAACCAT GATGGAGCTCCGTTGCGTGATTGCGGTGATTCGCCATGGAGACCGCACGCCCAAGCAGAAGATGAAGATGGAGGTGCGGAATGCCCT GTTCTTCGAACTGTTTGACAAGTATGGTGGGTACAAGACTGGAAAGTTGAAGCTGAAGAAGCCCAAGCAGCTGCAG GAGGTGTTGGATATTGCTCGTCAGCTGCTGGCTGAACTGGGTCAGCACAATGACTGTGAGATCGAGGAGAAGAAGTCCAAACTGGAACAGCTGAAGACCGTCCTGGAGAT GTACGGCCATTTCTCTGGGATTAACCGGAAGGTGCAGCTGACCTATCTGCCCAACGGACAGCTGAAGGCATCGAGTGAAGAAGAAG actctctgaCAGGTGGTCCTTCCCTCCTGCTGGTGTTGAAGTGGGGGGGGGAGCTGACCCCGGCGGGCCGTGTGCAGGCCGAGGAACTGGGCAGGGCGTTTCGCTGCATGTACCCTGGAGGCCAAG GTGATTATGCAGGCTTCCCTGGTTGTGGCCTTCTGCGTTTACACAGCACCTACCGCCATGACCTCAAGATCTACGCCTCGGACGAGGGCCGCGTGCAGATGACCGCTGCAGCCTTCgcaaag GGCCTGCTGGCGCTGGAGGGCGAGCTCACGCCCATCCTGGTGCAGATGGTGAAGAGCGCCAACATGAACGGTCTGCTAGACAGCGACAGCGACTCGCTGACCGACTGCCATCAGCGCGTCAAGGCCCGCCTCCACGACGTCATGCAGAAGGACCAGGACTTCAGCGAGGACTACCAGAAG CTGGCTCCCACTGGCAGCCCCTCCTTGATCAACTCCATGAAGACCATCCAGAATCCCGTCAGGACGTGCGACAAGGTGCACGCTCTCATCCAGAGCCTCACGCGTCAGATACGCAGTCGCCTAGAGGACCCCAAATCCGCCA ACCTGCAGCTGTACCACAGCGAGACCCTGGAGCTGATGCTGCAGCGCTGGTCCAAACTGGAGCGGGACTTCCGCATGAAGAGCGGCCGCTACGACATCAGCAAGATCCCCGACATCTACGACTGCGTGAAGTACGACACGCAGCACAACGGCTCTCTGGCCCTGGAGGACACGCTGGAGCTCTTCCGACTGTCACGGGCGCTCGCCGACATCATCATTCCACAA GAGTATGGCATTAGTAAGCTGGAGAAGCTGGACATTGCCAGTGCGTACTGCCTGCCGCTGGTTAGGAAGATCCAGCTGGACCTGCAGAGGACACATGAGGATGAGGCTGTCAACAAGCTCCACCCACT GTACTCGCGTGGCGTGATGTCTCCGGGTCGCCACGTGCGAACCCGGCTTTACTTCACCAGCGAGAGCCACGTGCACTCCCTGCTCAGCATCTTCCGCTACGGAGGCCTTCTCGAC GAGGGGAAGGATGAGCAGTGGAAACAGGCCATGGATTACCTTAGTGCTGTAACTGAACTCAACTACATGACTCAGATAGTCATTATGCTGTATGAAGACAACAATAAG gatccATCTTCAGAGGAACGTTTCCATGTGGAGCTGCACTTCAGTCCCGGGGTGAAGGTCAGCCCAAACGAGGAGAATGCACCAGCAGGCTTTGGGTTCCGCCCTGCCTCCGctaag AGTCAGGAGAAGCAGGAGGACTTGGGTAGCCTGGAGGACCTGACGGAGGACCAACCTACCTGTCACACCCTCTCGGACCCCCTGAGCATCCACAGGAAGTCGCCGTTGCTTGGCAACCGCAAGGCTGGCTCCATGGAG GTCCTGTCTGAGTGCAGCACCTCCTCTCGTGGGGCCATTTATCGTCTCTTCCCCTCGTGTTCCCGCCAGTCTCCTGAGGTGAAGTCCAGCGGCCTGG GCTTCCCATACACAGGCCTCTTCAGTGCCTCCTCCCGAGGGGTGTCCTCCAGCGCCCCTAACCTACGCGAGCTAGCGCCATCCCAGCGCAAAAAGGTCACCTCCCCCAGGAGGCGGACCAGTGGGCACG AGTTGCTCTCGATGCCGGCTGTAAAGAGGTTTTCTGTGTCGTATGCCAGGCATCCAACTAATG GCTTTGAAGGCTGCTCGATGGTGCCCTCTATCTACCCATTGGAGACACTGCACAACTCCCTCTCGCTGAAACAAGTGGACGAGTTTCTCAACAAAGTGTGTGAAAGCAGGAGTGAGACCCTCACCAAAACATTGAAAt GTCTCTCAGCTATGTTTGATTCCCAGTTCCAGCCATCCATGCAGCAGCCCGAGAGTCTGGAACGGGCCAGTTCTTCTGTAGCTCCTTCACCTCCGCAACCGCCAGCCCGGCCTGTCTGGT ACCTCAGCAATCCTCCTAGCGCTGCATCCACTTCAGGACCTTCATCCCCATCCTCGGCTGAGCCTCCAGCCCTCAGCATCAGCAGCGAGTAG